tcctttctaTTTTGTTCTTCTTCCCTAAGCCATCaacatatctcttcttcttttctgtaTCTCTGCACatatttctttcttattctctaaaccaccaccaccaccaccaccgtctcTTCTTATTCCTCTTGTTCAAATGGCGGTGGACTCCGAAGAAGGAAGGATGAGAAGACAACATGGTCGAGATATTGAAATCCAAGTGTAGGAGAGCTTGCTCAAGAAGTGTCGCGAAGGTCTTCAATCCACACAGAAACTTCAATACGTTGCTTTTCCATTGCTTCTGATTCAATGATCCAGAAACAGGTAGAAATCAATATAGATCTGAAATCGATTTCTAGGGTTTAGAACTGATtaaatcgttttattttttttattagttggaGAGCTTGCTGTCTATAGTTGGTGGAGTGTGGTCAGTGAATAGAAAATCTTGAAGCTTGAGACAAAGGTGCGCGGAGAGAATAGATAAGCCGGAGACGAACTTGACGGTGGTGTATGGGATGAGCTTGGCAGTGGTGAGCCGAAGACGAGCTCGACGACAGTGGGTGGGAAGAGCCATGGTGATTCCGTCGTCGTCTCCGACGTCGaaggaaagaagagagagagacgagggATTGGTTGTCACAGCGAATGGTGGTTGACGGCGGCGGAGTTAAGATGCTTGAAAGCGGCCTGGTTTTGTTATTAGGTTTAGCTAGCAAATAGGTTTAGGTCTAAGCttggtttagttttggtttagttttggtttatttttttatatgtaaaccgtttttagtttatgaataattcaatttaaaatatttaaaaaaatatttttttaatttttcaatagtgtaataataacaataaaaacacgctattaaagaatatttaattgcatacaAAAAAGCGATATCATATCAAAAGAAAAGATAGCAGAGCATAAAACCGCTATGTAATGTCATTTACCTattatgacgggcgatgatacaaCGCTTCAAAAgactgtgtaattgattaaatttatatatattaaatgacagttttctaaagtaataacttttaaatattacagattttaattaaaattgactacattttgaaacagatagagtaatctataaactaactctatatggatatgaagacaaaattgtaaagtgaccacaccttgaatttctctcatACTTTGCATTCCTAATTGGAAggagataatcaacatctaatattatgttactctcaATATATGAGAAATGGTTgaaccgtaaaccaattaaggatgatgtaaggaagacataaagatgtatttccagttatcaaaaatatagaatcaatTGGCAGcaacttaattatgtccagCGTAGGACAACAGAGAACAATTTCcataccttctaatattataatatctcactatattaGTGGCTAAATCACTTTACTCTAACATAAATATTCACTATATTCTTGGAGTTTAAGCCTTTCTATCTTATGATATCAgtagtttgatccaaaaaaaaagaaacagtcgaactgtacattgtaattggagaaagaaaacaaacaaaaatcagccGAAGACtttttaaggtatatgaaacaaaaaaaatggaaatagcAATTCTTTGGAATTAAAGAATTTCTTTTTGGCTCTCCATCGGAAATCGCCAATTATTTCCCTCCTCTGTCTCTCACCGTGAGTAGACGTCATTCATCGGCTATCAAAGTTACGGTATCTTTTAGGAAAGTTTCCTTTTCAGTGTTATTCTGATACTCGAGTTTCCCTCctcttatattttctattataccTTCTTTTCCTTACCGATTTTCTCTTATTTACTTTCCTTTATCTTACTTGGATATTTCCTCTTCTCTCTTATATCATCAATTCCTGGTCAATAATTGATGCTTTCCTACAAAATCTTCTCCGAATATTGTGCGTTTAATTGCACCACCTCCCCTTTCTCCTCTGACCTACTCCCAAAAATCCCTCCGCTGCTCCTCCGAGATTCTCAACTGAGTTGTTCAATGGCGGACAACCTCCATAAGGCAATCCGTTCTATGTCCTTAGAAGATGATGAGCCAATGGTCCTCCCTGATGACCCGAAGTTTCACGTTTTTGATGATAACGCGCTTAGTATCCTTGGGCGTTTACTGAATCCCGAGGCTCAGAACATGGCGAGAATGATAGACTACATGCCTCTAGCGTGGCGTCTCTACGATAGGGTGAGAGGTATCGCTCTAACACGTGACCGCTTTCAGTTTGTGTtcaagagagaagaagatttgGAAACAGTTTTAAAGGATCGTCCATGGTCCTACAACCACTGGACTATGGTTTTGGGACGCTGGGTTCCTTCTCCACCAAGAGACTTCCTGTCCAAGTTTGAAGTGTGGATCCGCATTCGGAACATCCCTATAAATCACTACACCATCGGAACTATGCATCTACTAGCCTCTAAAGTTGGTTTTGTGAAGGAGATAGCGTACGATCCTAAAAGCTCTCAGAAAACAGAGTACATCCGAGCTAAGGTCTTGTTTTCAGCTACGAATCCAGCATTTGCGGCAAAGAATTTAACTCTCCCCTCTGATGAGATAGTGGTCATTGAATACGAGTATGAAAAGATCCATAAAAGATGCTTCCAATGCTATAGACTAACTCATGAAAAGTCTATGTGCCCTTATACCAAGCCTCGCCTGCATAGAACTCTACCGAGCGCAGAGGAGAGACCCCCAAGGGACTCTACAAAGCCTGCAAGTGAGGCTCGGCGCCTGGAAGCTCCACCAGGGTTTCCCCCTTTGTTTCCTGAACTGCAAGGAGAAGAGAGAACTATGGCCCTCCAATATATCTCTCATGCTGATGAAACTGAGCGCCGTGCACGCATAATGCGGGTGCAGCAATCTATTGAAGCTGACAAGGATAATCCCCCTGCCGTGCTGATCAAGATATCTCACGAAGTGGACAAGGAGAAAGGGCATGTGTTTCAGTATGACAAACCTGCTTCAGAAGCGCTACCCCTAGTCTGCAAGAGGGCTCATCCTACGCTGTCAGCTCCTAGTGGTGATCGCAACAGAGGTTTTAACGAAGGTTCTTCATC
The DNA window shown above is from Brassica oleracea var. oleracea cultivar TO1000 unplaced genomic scaffold, BOL UnpScaffold01293, whole genome shotgun sequence and carries:
- the LOC106321185 gene encoding uncharacterized protein LOC106321185, with product MADNLHKAIRSMSLEDDEPMVLPDDPKFHVFDDNALSILGRLLNPEAQNMARMIDYMPLAWRLYDRVRGIALTRDRFQFVFKREEDLETVLKDRPWSYNHWTMVLGRWVPSPPRDFLSKFEVWIRIRNIPINHYTIGTMHLLASKVGFVKEIAYDPKSSQKTEYIRAKVLFSATNPAFAAKNLTLPSDEIVVIEYEYEKIHKRCFQCYRLTHEKSMCPYTKPRLHRTLPSAEERPPRDSTKPASEARRLEAPPGFPPLFPELQGEERTMALQYISHADETERRARIMRVQQSIEADKDNPPAVLIKISHEVDKEKGHVFQYDKPASEALPLVCKRAHPTLSAPSGDRNRGFNEGSSSGESANSRSVPKGPTVFQAGIFCSTSTGTFQNKKKKSRQRPPAWVRHVRPARSSTCVNLSVTDEPVSESGTSKRKAEETETPQGNKSTKTNEDTVASDLRLLSPQ